Proteins from one Ketobacter alkanivorans genomic window:
- the tyrS gene encoding tyrosine--tRNA ligase: MSNSVEQALALIKRGAEEILLEEDLIEKLKEGRPLRIKAGFDPTAPDLHLGHTVLINKLRQFQDLGHHIMFLIGDFTGMIGDPTGKNQTRKPLTREDVLENAKSYKEQVFKILDPDKTEVVFNSTWMEKLGAAGMIQLAAQHTVARMLERDDFSKRFKSNQPIAIHEFLYPLIQGWDSVEMKADVELGGTDQKFNLLMGRELQKANGQKPQTVLMMPILEGLDGVQKMSKSLGNYIGVTESPSEMYGKLMSISDDLMWRYFELLSFRSNEEIEQYKAQIASGTNPRDIKAKLAEEIVTRFHGEDAAATAHKGAGNKFKWGEVPEEMPEIEIESEGGQAIPIPNVIQRAGLTKTTGQARDMMKQGAVRIDGEPVQDPKAVLDLGGPYICQAGKKRFARVVIK, translated from the coding sequence GTGTCGAATTCCGTGGAACAGGCATTGGCCCTAATCAAGCGAGGCGCAGAAGAAATCCTTCTGGAAGAAGATCTTATCGAAAAGCTAAAAGAGGGTAGGCCGCTCAGAATCAAAGCAGGGTTCGATCCAACCGCGCCTGATCTGCACCTCGGGCACACCGTCCTGATTAACAAGCTGCGACAGTTTCAGGATCTGGGGCATCACATCATGTTCCTGATCGGCGATTTTACCGGCATGATCGGTGATCCAACCGGTAAAAATCAGACCCGAAAGCCCCTCACCCGCGAGGACGTGCTGGAAAACGCCAAATCCTATAAAGAGCAGGTTTTTAAAATTCTCGACCCGGACAAAACCGAAGTCGTCTTCAATTCCACCTGGATGGAGAAGCTGGGGGCCGCCGGCATGATCCAATTGGCAGCGCAGCATACTGTGGCTCGCATGCTGGAACGTGATGATTTCTCCAAACGTTTCAAGTCAAACCAGCCTATTGCCATCCACGAGTTTCTCTACCCCCTTATACAAGGGTGGGATTCAGTAGAAATGAAAGCCGACGTAGAGTTGGGCGGCACAGACCAAAAATTCAACCTGCTAATGGGCCGTGAACTGCAAAAAGCCAATGGCCAGAAACCGCAAACTGTCTTGATGATGCCCATACTGGAAGGCCTCGACGGCGTGCAGAAAATGTCAAAGTCGCTGGGCAACTACATTGGCGTCACCGAATCCCCTTCGGAAATGTACGGCAAACTCATGTCCATCAGCGATGATCTGATGTGGCGCTACTTCGAGCTGCTTAGTTTCCGCAGCAACGAAGAGATAGAGCAATACAAGGCACAAATTGCATCGGGAACCAACCCCCGAGACATCAAGGCAAAGCTTGCCGAAGAAATAGTAACCCGCTTCCATGGTGAAGATGCTGCTGCGACCGCCCATAAAGGTGCAGGCAACAAATTCAAGTGGGGTGAGGTGCCAGAAGAAATGCCCGAAATCGAAATTGAAAGCGAGGGCGGACAAGCTATTCCGATCCCAAACGTTATACAGCGGGCAGGCCTCACCAAAACCACGGGCCAGGCGCGCGACATGATGAAGCAGGGCGCCGTTCGTATAGACGGAGAGCCGGTTCAGGATCCAAAGGCAGTGCTGGATCTGGGTGGGCCTTACATATGCCAGGCCGGAAAAAAACGCTTTGCACGAGTGGTAATCAAGTAG
- a CDS encoding OapA family protein, producing MTRHHNPGSKPKTSYPRIHLMAAAACSAIMVLTLTLLPSPDATATKTVRLKPAFDKATSSPAQLADQVIADAQNADEPLLDDAGVAELAPQRHWLDEKVRSGDTLSHIFKRVGLGSRDVHEVMSGKGDVDQLKKIHPGQVMRFAIEDQKLVALEYVISRTDSLLIEQGEEGYQARMEIKELVPYTSYAEGTINSSLFLAAQKAGLSESMTMELASIFGWDVDFALDIRQGDSFRVIYQELHLDGEKVKDGDILGAQFTNQGQTFTAIRYETSDRGASYFTPEGDSMRKAFLRSPIDFARISSHFNLSRKHPVLHTIRAHKGTDYAASRGTPIKATGDGKVVFAGRKGGYGKVVIIQHGQAYKTLYAHMHNYARGIRSGTRVRQGQVIGYVGSTGLATGPHLHYEFYLNGAVRNPVTVKLPHAEPIAKQDKEAFLALAKQMEGQLSTYAAAMESEKVANLDQ from the coding sequence ATGACTAGACATCACAACCCAGGGTCTAAGCCCAAAACATCATATCCCCGCATTCATTTGATGGCGGCGGCAGCTTGTTCAGCCATCATGGTGCTGACACTGACTTTGCTGCCCTCCCCTGATGCGACCGCCACCAAGACCGTGCGCCTCAAGCCCGCTTTTGATAAGGCTACCAGTAGCCCAGCGCAACTGGCTGATCAGGTTATCGCCGATGCGCAGAATGCGGACGAGCCGTTGCTGGATGACGCTGGCGTGGCTGAGCTGGCACCCCAGCGTCACTGGCTGGATGAAAAAGTACGCAGCGGCGACACGCTCAGCCATATTTTCAAGCGAGTAGGCTTGGGATCCCGCGATGTGCACGAGGTGATGTCGGGCAAAGGCGACGTGGATCAGCTGAAAAAAATTCACCCTGGCCAGGTTATGCGTTTTGCCATTGAAGATCAGAAGCTGGTGGCGCTGGAATACGTTATTTCACGCACCGATAGCCTGTTGATTGAGCAAGGCGAAGAAGGCTATCAGGCCCGCATGGAAATCAAGGAGCTGGTGCCTTACACCTCTTACGCTGAAGGGACTATTAATTCTTCTTTGTTCCTTGCAGCGCAAAAAGCAGGCTTATCAGAATCAATGACCATGGAGCTGGCCAGCATTTTTGGCTGGGATGTGGACTTCGCCCTGGATATTCGCCAGGGAGATTCCTTTCGGGTGATTTATCAGGAACTGCATTTGGACGGTGAGAAGGTGAAGGACGGCGATATTCTCGGCGCTCAGTTCACTAATCAAGGACAGACGTTCACAGCTATCCGCTATGAAACTTCTGATCGCGGGGCCAGCTATTTCACTCCTGAAGGGGATAGTATGCGCAAGGCTTTTCTGCGTAGCCCCATCGATTTTGCACGCATTAGCTCTCATTTCAACCTGAGCAGAAAACACCCCGTTTTACACACTATCCGCGCGCACAAAGGTACTGACTATGCTGCGTCCCGCGGTACGCCGATCAAGGCAACCGGTGATGGCAAAGTGGTGTTTGCCGGCAGAAAAGGCGGCTATGGAAAGGTGGTGATTATTCAGCATGGGCAAGCTTACAAGACCCTATATGCACACATGCACAATTATGCTCGCGGCATCCGCTCGGGTACACGGGTGCGACAGGGTCAGGTTATCGGTTATGTGGGCAGCACTGGCTTGGCCACCGGCCCCCACCTGCATTACGAGTTTTACCTGAACGGAGCGGTGCGCAATCCTGTGACGGTCAAACTGCCTCACGCGGAACCCATAGCCAAGCAGGATAAGGAAGCATTCCTGGCTTTGGCGAAGCAGATGGAAGGTCAACTTTCGACCTATGCCGCTGCCATGGAAAGCGAAAAAGTCGCCAACTTGGATCAATAA
- a CDS encoding anhydro-N-acetylmuramic acid kinase, producing MGSNDLYIGLISGTSADGIDAALVSFDKGRPELLAQHLHPFPDTTKARLMSLFTPGEAQIDLMGAMDQELGLLFADACLALLDSANMPATAVNAIGSHGQTVRHRPDQPNPFTLQIGDPNCIAHVTGIDVVADFRRRDMACGGQGAPLAPLFHQTFFSDENENRVILNLGGIANITMLPATKQATHAPIAMDTGPASGLMDAWCQQHLGKAFDANGEWAKQGSVITELLNMWLDDPYFAKPAPKSTGKEYFNLSWLEARASRVLAQYQPEDIQATLLELTVRSVCDAIAALPMETSRVLVCGGGVHNRQLVERLQALSSCPVDSTMMLGIDPDWVEAMCFAWLAMCFNEGIKMNTGPFTGASEPVLLGGLYKK from the coding sequence ATGGGGTCAAACGACCTGTATATTGGTTTGATCTCTGGAACCAGCGCCGACGGCATAGACGCAGCGCTGGTTTCTTTTGATAAAGGCCGGCCCGAGTTGCTGGCACAGCACTTACACCCCTTTCCAGATACAACGAAAGCCCGTTTGATGTCGCTTTTTACGCCCGGCGAGGCGCAAATTGATCTGATGGGGGCGATGGATCAGGAGTTAGGGCTGCTGTTTGCTGACGCCTGCTTGGCATTATTAGACTCTGCAAACATGCCTGCCACAGCAGTAAATGCCATTGGCAGTCATGGCCAGACCGTTCGCCACCGCCCTGATCAACCCAACCCCTTTACACTGCAAATTGGTGATCCAAACTGCATCGCTCATGTTACTGGTATCGACGTGGTGGCTGATTTCCGACGGCGGGACATGGCATGCGGGGGCCAGGGTGCGCCGCTGGCACCCTTGTTCCATCAAACCTTTTTCAGTGACGAGAATGAAAACAGGGTGATCCTCAACCTGGGCGGGATCGCCAACATTACCATGCTACCCGCCACGAAGCAGGCAACACATGCTCCCATCGCTATGGATACCGGGCCTGCCAGCGGATTGATGGACGCCTGGTGTCAGCAACATCTGGGTAAGGCTTTTGATGCCAACGGTGAGTGGGCAAAACAGGGCTCAGTGATCACTGAGCTGCTGAACATGTGGCTGGATGATCCTTATTTTGCCAAGCCCGCCCCAAAAAGCACCGGCAAGGAGTACTTTAATTTATCCTGGCTGGAGGCTAGGGCAAGTCGCGTATTGGCTCAATATCAACCTGAAGATATCCAGGCAACGCTCTTGGAGTTAACTGTGCGCTCGGTGTGCGATGCCATTGCTGCGCTGCCCATGGAGACGAGCCGGGTGCTGGTGTGTGGTGGTGGTGTGCATAACCGTCAGCTAGTGGAGCGCTTGCAGGCTCTAAGTTCGTGCCCCGTTGACAGCACTATGATGCTGGGTATAGACCCGGACTGGGTGGAAGCCATGTGCTTTGCCTGGTTGGCAATGTGCTTTAACGAGGGTATCAAAATGAACACCGGCCCGTTCACCGGTGCGTCTGAACCCGTTTTGCTGGGCGGCCTGTACAAAAAATAG
- the erpA gene encoding iron-sulfur cluster insertion protein ErpA: MRFTDSAARKVKSLIEEEGNDNLKLRVYITGGGCSGFSYGFKFEDEVKDDDTKVENQGVMLVVDPMSIQYLAGSEVDYTEGLQGSQFVVTNPNATSTCGCGSSFSI; encoded by the coding sequence ATGCGATTCACCGACAGCGCAGCCCGCAAAGTCAAATCCCTGATTGAGGAAGAAGGAAACGACAACCTCAAATTGAGGGTGTACATCACCGGTGGCGGCTGTTCAGGTTTTTCCTACGGCTTCAAGTTTGAAGATGAAGTCAAAGATGATGATACCAAGGTTGAAAATCAAGGGGTTATGCTAGTGGTTGACCCTATGAGTATTCAGTATCTGGCGGGTTCTGAGGTGGACTATACCGAGGGGCTGCAAGGTTCTCAGTTTGTGGTTACAAACCCCAATGCCACTAGTACCTGTGGCTGTGGCTCTTCATTCTCAATCTAG
- a CDS encoding bactofilin family protein codes for MWGKDKTKKVDFDRHAGKTTMIAKGTEINGDVKFEGGLLVEGTIKGNVRAEEGSEALLRLSEAGEIEGEIHVPNVVVNGKVNGDVHSSTHVELAAKAIVNGNVHYNLIEMVMGAEVNGSLVHSQQKPAPVEASISLDKKVKRDGKLPPVDAKMETKQSPA; via the coding sequence ATGTGGGGAAAGGATAAAACTAAAAAGGTAGACTTCGACCGTCATGCTGGAAAAACCACCATGATCGCGAAAGGCACAGAGATTAATGGCGATGTGAAATTCGAAGGCGGCTTGCTGGTTGAAGGCACCATAAAAGGCAATGTGCGCGCCGAAGAGGGCAGCGAAGCCCTGCTACGCCTCAGCGAGGCAGGCGAAATCGAAGGTGAAATCCATGTGCCTAACGTGGTCGTCAATGGCAAAGTGAACGGGGATGTACACTCGTCCACCCATGTCGAGTTGGCAGCGAAAGCCATCGTCAACGGCAACGTCCATTACAACCTGATCGAGATGGTGATGGGGGCCGAGGTTAATGGCTCCCTGGTGCATAGCCAGCAAAAGCCCGCTCCGGTTGAGGCATCCATCAGCCTGGATAAGAAAGTCAAACGTGATGGTAAGCTTCCTCCCGTAGATGCGAAAATGGAAACCAAGCAGAGTCCAGCCTAA
- a CDS encoding DUF6776 family protein, whose product MAKPTGSPDPQMMLVSQRQTPLWKRLLMSSLVLFLVAGGFFIAGYYQGIREKIHVLDERAELRLETEQLKQDVSQLQEQAAIHKHGSELERQASERVRKENISLQNRVSELEEAVSFYKGIMAPRKNDKGLRIERLELSSTVNKRRFKYKVVMTQVADNSSYISGSVSLNLVGVRQGVKESIPFEQLSQEQSSSGIPFKFRYFQNVDGEIVVPDEFVPEQIEVIAQSKGRKATRLEKRFDWNVLEVKGDVGKG is encoded by the coding sequence GTGGCCAAGCCAACCGGTAGCCCTGATCCGCAGATGATGTTGGTGTCACAGCGGCAGACGCCCCTTTGGAAGCGTCTGCTGATGTCGTCGCTGGTTTTGTTTCTGGTGGCAGGTGGTTTTTTTATAGCCGGTTATTACCAGGGCATTCGTGAGAAAATTCATGTGCTGGATGAGCGCGCCGAGCTGCGCCTGGAGACCGAGCAGCTCAAGCAGGATGTGTCGCAACTGCAAGAACAGGCGGCCATTCACAAACACGGTAGCGAGCTGGAACGGCAAGCCTCTGAGCGGGTTAGAAAAGAAAACATAAGCCTGCAGAACCGGGTGTCCGAACTGGAAGAGGCCGTGAGCTTTTACAAAGGCATCATGGCTCCGCGTAAAAATGATAAAGGTCTGCGTATAGAGCGGTTGGAGCTGTCCTCCACGGTCAATAAAAGGCGCTTTAAATACAAAGTGGTCATGACCCAGGTGGCGGATAATAGCTCCTATATCAGTGGCAGCGTGTCCCTGAATTTGGTCGGGGTGCGACAGGGCGTAAAAGAAAGCATCCCCTTCGAGCAGCTGTCGCAGGAGCAGTCATCCAGTGGAATACCGTTTAAATTCCGCTATTTCCAGAACGTGGATGGAGAAATTGTGGTTCCGGACGAATTTGTTCCGGAACAAATTGAGGTGATCGCGCAGTCAAAAGGTCGTAAAGCGACTAGACTTGAAAAGCGATTTGATTGGAACGTGCTAGAGGTAAAAGGCGATGTGGGGAAAGGATAA
- the argC gene encoding N-acetyl-gamma-glutamyl-phosphate reductase, which translates to MNHNAKIKIGIVGGTGYTGVELLRLLVQHPNVELTAVTSRSEAGQDVHGLYPNLRGHLDLQFTAPDVDNLSQCDLVFFATPNGVAMKLVPELLKANVKIVDLAADFRLKDPLVWEQWYGMPHACVDVLEQAVYGLPEMNRTQIAQASIVANPGCYPTAVQLGYLPLLEKGLIDPQHLIADSKSGVSGAGREAKLGSLLCEASESFKAYGVAGHRHLPEIRQGLSQATGSPVGLTFVPHLTPMIRGIHATLYGRLNADSGDLQALYEARFAAEPFVDVMPAGSLPETRSVKGSNNCRIAVHVPQGGDTVVVLSVIDNLVKGAAGQAVQNMNIMCGLPESAGLNQVALMP; encoded by the coding sequence ATGAATCATAACGCAAAAATTAAAATCGGCATCGTAGGCGGAACAGGTTATACCGGTGTCGAATTGCTGCGATTGCTGGTTCAACACCCCAATGTAGAGTTGACCGCAGTAACCTCACGATCTGAGGCAGGGCAAGATGTGCATGGTCTGTACCCAAACCTGCGGGGTCATCTGGATCTCCAGTTCACGGCGCCGGATGTCGACAACCTGAGCCAGTGTGATCTGGTGTTCTTTGCGACTCCGAATGGCGTTGCCATGAAGTTGGTGCCCGAGCTGCTTAAGGCAAATGTCAAAATTGTCGATCTGGCCGCAGACTTCCGCCTTAAAGATCCGCTAGTCTGGGAGCAGTGGTACGGAATGCCCCATGCCTGTGTGGATGTATTGGAGCAAGCAGTATACGGCTTGCCCGAAATGAATCGTACACAAATTGCTCAAGCCAGCATAGTGGCCAACCCCGGCTGCTACCCGACAGCGGTGCAATTGGGCTATCTGCCGTTACTGGAAAAGGGGTTGATTGATCCCCAGCACCTGATCGCCGACTCCAAATCTGGCGTCAGTGGCGCGGGCCGAGAGGCAAAACTGGGGTCGCTGTTATGCGAAGCCAGTGAGAGCTTTAAAGCCTACGGCGTAGCGGGGCACCGTCATTTACCCGAAATCAGGCAAGGCTTGAGCCAGGCAACCGGCTCGCCGGTGGGGTTGACCTTTGTGCCTCATCTGACGCCTATGATCCGTGGTATTCATGCCACCCTGTATGGGCGTTTGAATGCAGACAGCGGCGATTTGCAGGCGCTGTACGAAGCCCGTTTCGCCGCTGAGCCCTTTGTGGATGTGATGCCGGCAGGATCATTGCCCGAAACCCGCAGTGTAAAAGGGTCGAATAACTGCCGGATAGCCGTACATGTACCGCAGGGCGGTGATACCGTTGTGGTGCTGTCGGTGATTGACAACCTGGTAAAAGGTGCTGCCGGACAGGCAGTGCAAAATATGAACATCATGTGCGGTCTACCTGAATCAGCTGGTCTGAATCAGGTGGCCCTGATGCCCTGA
- a CDS encoding chloride channel protein: MNFDLDRIRERLSSLDAVPLLALLGILAGLISGLIIIVFRVFIELILNLLLPEHSENFEGLSPVIRGALPLTGAALLGVGFHYLAKDDRRMGAGYVIERFNLFQGAISLRSLLVQFFGAAATLISGLSMGREGPAVHLGAAGSSLLGQWARLPNNSLRVLTGCGCAAAISASFNTPIAGVIFAMEVIMMEYSMSTFIPIILASVVGASLTRAVYGHEPAFAIPEVQLGSLMELPFVVACGVLIGCLAAALIYLSRACYDRTNTLGVGWRFFLAGMVTAVCGYGAPEILGVGYDTVDAAMIGSLTVSTLLLVMALKIIATSACVGAGLPAGVIGPALVIGAMAGGLFGELGKALLPQDSNNTMYVLLGMAGMMAATLQAPLAALMTLLELTFEANIIFPGMLVVVISSLITSQVFRQKGIFQTLLEAQGISVHVSPLASHLHRVGVAAVMDRNICRVNQLITLEEADDILKKQPNWLMLEKDGLPSHHLPAADLALYVSSLERGDAPATEVSINLLEIPGKRDNVVPVLLSATLQEALEAMNKANVSAVYVRRMSAPSIYRVFGLVRRQDIEHHYQI, translated from the coding sequence ATGAACTTTGATCTTGATCGCATACGAGAACGATTATCCTCACTGGACGCGGTGCCGCTGCTGGCATTGCTGGGCATACTGGCAGGCTTGATCTCAGGCCTGATTATTATCGTGTTTCGTGTGTTTATTGAGCTGATACTAAATTTGTTGCTGCCGGAGCACTCGGAGAATTTCGAAGGGCTAAGCCCCGTGATTCGGGGGGCGCTGCCGCTTACTGGTGCCGCGCTATTGGGGGTCGGTTTTCATTACTTGGCGAAGGATGACCGTCGCATGGGGGCGGGTTATGTGATCGAGCGCTTCAACCTGTTTCAGGGCGCGATCAGCTTGCGCAGCCTTCTGGTGCAATTTTTTGGTGCAGCAGCCACGCTGATCAGCGGCCTGTCCATGGGGCGGGAAGGCCCTGCGGTGCACCTGGGGGCGGCGGGCAGCAGCCTGTTGGGGCAATGGGCTCGACTCCCCAATAACAGTTTGCGAGTGCTCACTGGTTGCGGTTGTGCGGCGGCTATTTCGGCATCCTTCAATACGCCTATCGCCGGGGTCATTTTCGCTATGGAAGTGATCATGATGGAATACAGCATGTCTACATTTATACCCATCATCCTGGCATCCGTGGTGGGCGCATCACTGACTCGCGCTGTGTACGGCCATGAGCCTGCATTCGCTATTCCGGAGGTGCAGCTGGGCAGCTTGATGGAGCTGCCGTTTGTGGTGGCCTGCGGTGTGCTTATTGGCTGTCTGGCGGCCGCGCTGATCTACCTTTCACGTGCCTGTTACGACCGAACCAACACGCTGGGTGTGGGCTGGCGCTTTTTTCTGGCGGGCATGGTGACCGCGGTGTGTGGATATGGCGCGCCTGAAATTCTTGGTGTTGGCTATGACACTGTAGACGCAGCTATGATCGGCAGCCTTACCGTCAGCACGCTGCTGTTGGTGATGGCACTGAAAATCATCGCTACCAGTGCCTGCGTGGGGGCAGGCTTGCCAGCCGGTGTGATTGGCCCGGCTCTGGTCATCGGAGCCATGGCGGGTGGTTTGTTTGGTGAGCTGGGCAAGGCGCTGCTACCGCAGGATTCCAACAACACAATGTATGTGCTTTTGGGTATGGCGGGCATGATGGCAGCAACGCTGCAAGCGCCCCTGGCGGCACTGATGACCCTGCTGGAGCTGACCTTCGAGGCCAACATCATCTTTCCGGGTATGTTGGTGGTGGTTATTTCCAGCTTGATCACCTCGCAGGTATTCCGCCAGAAGGGCATATTCCAGACATTACTGGAGGCACAGGGCATTTCTGTTCATGTGAGCCCCCTCGCCAGTCATCTGCACCGGGTTGGGGTGGCGGCCGTGATGGACCGAAATATTTGCCGGGTAAACCAGCTGATCACGCTGGAAGAGGCTGACGATATCCTCAAAAAGCAGCCGAACTGGTTGATGCTGGAGAAAGATGGCCTGCCCTCACACCATCTGCCTGCTGCGGATCTGGCATTATATGTGTCCAGTCTGGAACGGGGCGACGCGCCCGCAACGGAAGTCTCCATCAATCTGTTGGAAATTCCGGGAAAACGGGATAATGTGGTGCCGGTTTTGCTGAGCGCCACCCTGCAGGAAGCGCTGGAGGCTATGAATAAGGCGAATGTCAGTGCGGTTTATGTCCGACGTATGTCCGCCCCCAGCATCTATCGGGTGTTTGGCCTGGTACGCAGGCAGGACATTGAGCATCATTATCAGATTTAG
- the hemJ gene encoding protoporphyrinogen oxidase HemJ — protein sequence MLWVKAFHIIAIVCWFAALFYLPRLFVYHCQANAEGDKRGSERFKIMERKLYRGIMTPSMVVALVLGLWMLVDRWDPYFKSAMWMHIKLTLIVLLIGYHHMCGALMKKFAADQNTRSEKFYRVFNEAPVFILVAVIILVTLKQPI from the coding sequence ATGTTGTGGGTTAAAGCTTTCCATATCATTGCCATTGTGTGCTGGTTTGCTGCACTGTTTTATCTACCCCGCCTGTTCGTGTATCACTGTCAGGCCAATGCAGAGGGCGATAAACGTGGCTCTGAACGCTTTAAGATCATGGAGCGGAAGCTGTATCGCGGCATCATGACACCATCCATGGTGGTGGCCTTGGTATTGGGCCTGTGGATGCTGGTAGACCGCTGGGACCCTTATTTCAAATCCGCCATGTGGATGCATATCAAGCTGACGTTAATCGTTCTGCTGATTGGCTATCACCACATGTGTGGCGCCTTGATGAAAAAATTTGCGGCAGACCAGAATACCCGCAGCGAGAAGTTTTACCGTGTATTCAACGAAGCTCCGGTGTTTATATTGGTAGCGGTGATCATCCTGGTAACACTGAAACAACCCATCTGA
- a CDS encoding NAD(P)/FAD-dependent oxidoreductase yields MNTHRIVIVGGGAGGLELATLLGNKAGKRGSADITLVDANMTHLWKPRLHEVAAGVLNADVDELNYVAHAQRHHFKFIMGRMSGLDREQKHLILEPHVEGDEQILPQRALPYDTLVIAIGSNTNDFGTTGAAEHCIFLDKRAAAEAFHRKFLNEYLKASQDPSAEPKHCNIAIVGAGATGVELAAELNHSAHELVEYGFDQIKPENLTITIIEAANRVLPVLSEKASAAILRQLKELNIEVLTNEMVTEITADGLHTKSGKFVPAFLKVWSAGIKAPEFLNGIAGLESNRINQLVVRDTLQTTQDENIFAFGDCAQCPRQDAETPVPPRAQSAHQQALLLSKSLQRRMAGKPLLKFVYQDKGSLISLSRNGSVGNIMGNLSKDFTFEGKLARVMYITLYRMHQFTLHGVFRTLLLIVRDRINRRASPTLKLH; encoded by the coding sequence ATGAACACTCATCGCATCGTTATTGTAGGAGGGGGCGCTGGCGGGCTGGAGCTGGCCACACTTCTTGGCAACAAAGCGGGAAAACGGGGCAGCGCCGACATTACTTTGGTGGATGCCAATATGACGCATCTGTGGAAGCCAAGGCTGCATGAAGTGGCTGCCGGGGTGCTGAATGCCGATGTGGACGAACTGAATTATGTAGCCCATGCCCAGCGTCATCATTTCAAGTTCATTATGGGGCGCATGAGCGGCCTGGACCGTGAGCAGAAACATTTGATCCTGGAGCCTCACGTGGAAGGCGATGAGCAAATTCTGCCCCAACGTGCACTGCCCTATGACACCCTGGTCATTGCCATCGGTAGCAACACCAACGACTTCGGCACCACAGGCGCTGCCGAGCACTGCATCTTTCTGGATAAGCGTGCTGCCGCGGAGGCCTTTCATCGCAAGTTTCTAAACGAATATTTGAAAGCAAGCCAAGATCCCAGTGCGGAGCCGAAGCACTGCAACATCGCCATCGTGGGAGCCGGTGCCACCGGCGTGGAACTGGCGGCAGAGCTGAATCATTCTGCCCATGAATTGGTGGAGTACGGCTTCGATCAGATCAAGCCCGAAAACCTCACCATTACCATTATCGAAGCGGCCAATCGGGTGTTACCGGTGCTGTCTGAAAAAGCGTCTGCAGCGATATTGCGTCAGCTCAAAGAGCTGAACATTGAGGTGCTCACCAATGAAATGGTGACCGAGATCACCGCCGATGGCTTGCATACCAAAAGCGGAAAGTTTGTGCCTGCGTTTTTGAAAGTATGGAGCGCTGGTATCAAAGCCCCTGAGTTCTTAAACGGAATCGCCGGGCTGGAAAGCAATCGTATCAATCAGTTAGTGGTACGTGACACCTTGCAGACCACGCAGGATGAAAATATCTTTGCCTTTGGGGACTGCGCCCAGTGCCCTCGCCAGGATGCAGAGACACCGGTTCCACCGCGCGCCCAATCTGCCCATCAACAGGCATTGCTGCTGTCAAAATCACTGCAACGGCGTATGGCAGGCAAACCCTTGCTGAAGTTTGTATATCAAGATAAGGGCTCCTTGATTTCCTTAAGCCGCAATGGCAGCGTGGGGAATATCATGGGCAACCTCAGTAAGGATTTTACCTTTGAAGGCAAGCTGGCGCGCGTGATGTACATCACTCTGTACCGCATGCATCAGTTTACCCTGCATGGCGTATTCAGAACGCTGCTATTGATAGTGCGGGATCGTATTAATCGCCGGGCAAGCCCGACGCTGAAACTGCATTAA